The Enterobacter oligotrophicus sequence CGATCGGCGGAACGGTAACGCTGTTTAAAGGCCTTGACGAGATGCAACAGCTGGCGTTCAGCCAGGTCTTTAGCGTCTCCGATTATCTGCTGTTTGCGCTGGTAAAACTTGCAGCTTTAGTAGTCGCTGCGGCGTGTGGCTTCCGTGGAGGTCGCATCTTCCCGGCGGTGTTTGTCGGCGTCGCGTTGGGGCTGATGCTGCATGAGCATGTTGATGCTGTACCCGCAGCCATAACCGTCTCCTGCTCGATTCTGGGGCTGGTACTGGTGGTAACGCGTGATGCCTGGCTGAGCCTGTTTATGGCGGCGGTGGTGGTCCCTGATACCACGCTGTTGCCGCTGCTGTGCATCGTGATGTTGCCCGCCTGGCTTCTGCTGGCGGGCAAACCGATGTTGATGGCATGGCGAAATGATAAATAATCAGGCGTTATTACGCGCCTCCAGCGCTTTGGTAATCGCCCCCAGAAGCGGCGGAATATCGGCTTTCGGCAGCATCACCTCAATGAGCGAAAGCCGCTCGTGGTGCGCCACTTTTTCCAGCACCTCCGCCAGTTGTTCTGTTTCACTGACTCGCCAGCATTCGGCCTGAGGCTCCAGGCTGAGTGCCTGCGGGATGCGGGTCCAGTTCCAGAGTGCGATATCGTTATAGCGCTGTTCCGGTCCGTGGATCGCCCTTTCGACCGTATACCCTTCATTATTGAGCACCAGAATGACAGGATGCTGTTTATCGCGCAGCATGGAGCCCATTTCCTGAATGGTGAGCTGTGCTGCACCGTCCCCCGTGAGCACAATAACGCGCCGGTTCGGGCAGGCTGTTTGCGCGCCAAAGGCCGCCGCCAGCGTGTAACCAATTGAACCCCAGAGCGGCTGGACGATAAAATTCACCTCCGCAGGTAAACGAAGATCGATTGCGCCAAAAGCGGAGGTGCCTTGATCGGCGAGGATAATATCACCGGGCCGGATAAAGGTTTGCAGCGTGCTCCAGAAGCTCTCCTGTGTGAGCGAGCCTTCCTGAGAAGGAAAAGCAAAACCACGGTGCGCAGAGGGAGCAGGAATATTGTGCACATGCTGTTTGCACAGTTCTGCCAGCGTCTCAATCGCCTGAAGCATAGGAATACCCGTAAACCAGATATCGCCCACGCGTGCAGCATAGGGCTGTACTTCAATCGTCTGGGCTGGTGTGAGCTGGTGGGTAAACCCGGCGGTCAGGGTATCGGTAAATCGCGTTCCGATACATAACACCGTATCCGCGCCTTCGATTGCCTCTTTTGCCGACGCAACGCTCGCGGAACCGCTGTACGTGCCGTAAAAACCATCCTGCCGTTCGTC is a genomic window containing:
- the ipdC gene encoding indolepyruvate decarboxylase, whose translation is MRTPYCVADYLLDRLTDCGADHLFGVPGDYNLQFLDHVIDSPDICWVGCANELNAAYAADGYARCKGFAALLTTFGVGELSAMNGVAGSFAEYVPVLHIVGAPGMASQQRGELLHHTLGDGEFRHFYHMSEPITVAQAVLTEQNACYEIDRVLTTMLRERRPGYLMLPADVAKKAATPPVSALTYKPAHADDACLKAFRDAAQARLATSKRTALLADFLVLRHGLKQALQKWVKEVPMAHATMLMGKGIFDERQDGFYGTYSGSASVASAKEAIEGADTVLCIGTRFTDTLTAGFTHQLTPAQTIEVQPYAARVGDIWFTGIPMLQAIETLAELCKQHVHNIPAPSAHRGFAFPSQEGSLTQESFWSTLQTFIRPGDIILADQGTSAFGAIDLRLPAEVNFIVQPLWGSIGYTLAAAFGAQTACPNRRVIVLTGDGAAQLTIQEMGSMLRDKQHPVILVLNNEGYTVERAIHGPEQRYNDIALWNWTRIPQALSLEPQAECWRVSETEQLAEVLEKVAHHERLSLIEVMLPKADIPPLLGAITKALEARNNA